From Plectropomus leopardus isolate mb chromosome 4, YSFRI_Pleo_2.0, whole genome shotgun sequence, the proteins below share one genomic window:
- the LOC121942099 gene encoding calmodulin-regulated spectrin-associated protein 3-like isoform X1, with the protein MVDSPSAMKKTFSVPEIKPLDKYDFNRAKICASVRWLLSKSYGSAENVPVELREPLYKDQYEQDHLKPAVSKLLLSPEIYCRAQALLAQAQGVSQPASQGSPADNSALLQFLIKKGFAPKVQDADVTEEDLSSVPIKTKAHLALIDALMTLVAKEAVGRVKMAAEAEQMGVGAPWENALLFWVNRLNQKLREVTEEEEPTKSQTCTDMQPAQENCQSNRWYWKLVPHAIAFCLKESGNKPPVIRYRKDKVQSKLTPTFPLVSAVKDLSNGCAIAATLHYYCPSLLPLEDVCLKDTMSVADSLYNLQLIREFCESSLQSCCPLAVEDLLYAPPVLHLNIMSFIAELLEWFEIKKPDFVKPIQPIDLTDVSGLLDCTSPVSGNSNSGSPSYIFKQPFVPISSPVSPEHKSWTKKQISRPLSAVTFSIPFGLDSDVDIVMGNPIDSVFRSVSNDSLTTGIPAMTSPVPYSPPEELSHLVSASAPSQRSSWGPYAHTMPLGELPTIEEARQVVHSPGSKDRKKGRIAEKGERGVLGGRQEPRLRPEGAPAGFFLHSPEEVNSQLSSSAPCRSGVLCRPVGGEVGNTERQGRAERRERSGRSSDMSRDDDSVLRDGSVDSSEASDDTPRNAPGNIRPSNNRQGNNSTSNSPRMTSFAERRDSRKRHSAAPGEESASAPTPTTPGTPHTPSTPAGAPGRQDSPGPRGPEPGSEAWELGARLEEKRKSIEAQKRRIEAIFAKHRQRLGKTAFLQLKRDQGEGGGEGAEVDNLTLEERLTCMEEQLKQEEEREDKEKKEKEKDGEVEKEKPSVSNPPRLEKQVTFSIESKKGAEKGGEAVLVECNEVVQKLSEALQSLQKDMQKLTEQQQQLMSNQRPRNTPRTAPKSAPRSTTKTPPKTPPHTPTKTPPRTPTKTSTKSASKAWVIPGPSTPAASSPSRRSHPVTSPKTIISSSCPAPRTKIHSSSTPRSPKHHPRAHHQPHPRPSELKFPPLNRVLAPTQNVDTLPHLRRVSPSKCQVQTSSSFRIGGPRTPQESPQPTQQPQPEESTSDTASSETPTQFSLELEQEDTEAVGGLPVLPQPGQDCPRAAGGSSSGAPSECSFESETLSLSAAFSAIGEGRRGGGADKRSLLEVSLSSLGGPEGGSDEPTDEGQEFSSDSMSDHTESAAEPARELAAEPLDPIEQLNLATEAGNSPEQQGESEGEQTKMVLEPAGEQKESGTRGGIGFVFQEEVRSEEEMAQRRALLLEKQQKRAEELKRRRQWNEQERENRPAPSDKRMVSPSKTPPAGTTSPLLTPPATPARRGEFTRGEYTRRHQLRLMEDLDKVLRQKTTTQGKSSTKKTRSRPRSMTREETQLSLSPAKGTTGSKLTKVYSNSSLNLTATDEPGSRCGGRTKKPPSRPDSPSGCVTPSKLANQNGDKDWESGSNGTSPAPEYTGPKLFKEPSFKSNKFIIHNALSRCCLAGKVNETQKNKIVEEMEKSPANHFLILFRDSSCQFRGVYTMNPDSQELVRLAGVGPRTIGSTQVESIYKYSSDRKQFCAIPSKTMGMTVDAFTIPGHLWHGGGAAGGGGSRRASITKKAVISK; encoded by the exons AAAATGTCCCTGTGGAGTTGCGGGAGCCGCTTTACAAGGACCAGTATGAACAAGACCACCTCAAGCCGGCCGTCTCCAAGCTGCTTCTCTCCCCGGAGATCTACTGCAGAGCCCAGGCCCTGCTGGCTCAGGCGCAAGGGGTCTCTCAGCCAGCGTCGCAGGGGTCCCCGGCTGATAACTCTGCGCTGCTTCAGTTCCTCATTAAGAAAGGTTTCGCTCCTAAGGTCCAGGATGCAGACGTCACTGAGGAGGACCTCAGCTCTGTCCCCATCAAAAcg AAAGCCCACCTCGCCCTGATTGACGCTCTGATGACGCTGGTCGCCAAAGAGGCGGTGGGCAGGGTGAAGATGGCGGCGGAGGCGGAGCAGATGGGTGTCGGGGCTCCATGGGAGAATGCTCTGCTCTTCTGGGTCAACAGG CTCAACCAGAAGTTAAGAGAAgtcacagaagaagaagagcccACCAAGTCGCAGACATGCACAGACATGCAGCCTGCTCAggaaaat TGTCAATCCAACCGTTGGTACTGGAAACTAGTCCCC CATGCTATCGCTTTTTGTTTGAAGGAGTCGGGGAATAAGCCGCCTGTG ATTCGCTATAGGAAGGACAAAGTGCAGTCTAAGCTGACTCCTACTTTCCCCCTGGTCTCTGCGGTCAAAGATCTGTCTAATGGTTGCGCTATAGCTGCTACATTGCACTACTACTGCCCCAGCTTGCTGCCTCTAGAGG ATGTGTGTCTGAAGGACACCATGTCAGTGGCTGACAGTCTGTACAACCTGCAGCTCATCAGAGAGTTTTGCGAGAGCAGTTTACAGAGCTGCTGTCCCCTCGCTGTGGAGGACCTGCTCTACGCTCCACCCGTCCTGCAT TTGAACATCATGAGCTTCATAGCTGAGTTGCTGGAGTGGTTTGAGATTAAGAAGCCTGATTTTGTCAAGCCCATTCAACCCATTGATCTTACAG ATGTATCAGGGTTACTAGACTGTACAAGTCCTGTCAGTGGGAACAGCAACAG tggTTCTCCTTCCTACATCTTCAAACAGCCCTTTGTACCAATCTCTTCCCCAGTGTCACCAG AACACAAAAGTTGGACAAAGAAACAAATCAG TCGTCCCCTGTCCGCAGTGACTTTCAGCATCCCATTTGGGCTGGACAGTGATGTTGACATTGTCATGGGAAACCCAATAGATTCTGTCTTTCGCTCCGTCAGCAATGACAGCCTAACCACCGGCATCCCTGCAATGACTTCACCGGTCCCATACAGCCCTCCAGAGGAACTCAGCCACCTGGTCAGCGCTTCTGCTCCATCGCAGCGCTCTTCCTGGGGCCCTTATGCGCACACAATGCCACTAGGAGAGTTGCCGACCATCGAGGAGGCACGACAGGTGGTTCATTCTCCAGGCAGCAAAGATCGGAAGAAAGGAAGGATAGCAGAGAAAGGTGAAAGAGGAGTGTTGGGAGGAAGGCAAGAGCCCAGATTACGTCCCGAAGGAGCCCCTGCTGGTTTCTTTCTACACTCCCCTGAGGAGGTTAATTCCCAGCTCAGCAGCTCTGCTCCCTGTCGCTCTGGAGTCCTCTGCCGGCCTGTTGGTGGAGAGGTGGGCAACACTGAAAGGCAAGGAAGGgcggagaggagggagagatcaGGACGCAGCTCCGATATGTCACGTGATGACGACTCTGTTTTGCGTGATGGTAGCGTTGACTCCTCTGAAGCATCTGATGACACCCCTAGAAACGCCCCAGGTAATATTCGACCCAGTAACAATCGCCAGGGAAACAACAGCACCAGCAACAGTCCTCGCATGACAAGTTTTGCTGAGCGACGAGACAGCAGAAAgagacattctgctgctcccgGGGAGGAGTCGGCGTCTGCTCCAACCCCGACAACTCCAGGAACTCCACATACACCCTCCACCCCAGCAGGGGCACCTGGCCGCCAGGACAGCCCAGGTCCCAGAGGCCCTGAACCAGGCTCTGAAGCCTGGGAGTTGGGGGCTCGTCTGGAGGAAAAACGCAAAAGCATTGAAGCCCAAAAAAGACGCATCGAAGCAATCTTTGCCAAGCACAGACAGAGGCTTGGAAAAACTGCTTTTCTTCAACTAAAAAGAGAccaaggagagggaggaggagagggagcagaggtGGATAATCTCACCCTGGAGGAGCGTCTCACTTGCATGGAGGAGCAACtgaaacaggaggaggagagggaagacaaggaaaagaaggagaaagaaaaggatgGAGAGGTGGAGAAAGAGAAGCCATCTGTTTCCAATCCTCCTCGGTTAGAGAAGCAGGTCACATTCTCTATTGAAAGTAAAAAAGGAGCAGAGAAAGGAGGTGAAGCAGTCTTGGTGGAGTGCAATGAAGTGGTGCAGAAACTGAGTGAAGCTCTACAATCACTACAAAAGGACATGCAGAAACTTacagagcagcaacagcagctcaTGAGCAACCAAAGACCTCGAAATACACCCAGAACTGCTCCAAAATCAGCACCTAGAAGTACCACCAAAACACCACCCAAAACTCCTCCTCACACCCCAACAAAGACACCACCAAGAACCCCGACAAAGACTTCTACAAAGAGTGCCAGTAAAGCCTGGGTGATTCCAGGCCCCAGTACCCCCGCTGCCTCCTCCCCATCACGGCGTTCTCACCCTGTTACCTCCCCAAAGACTATCATCTCCTCCTCTTGCCCAGCTCCTCGCACCAAGATCCACTCGTCCTCCACTCCCCGTAGCCCAAAGCACCACCCGCGTGCCCATCATCAGCCTCATCCAAGGCCTTCCGAACTCAAGTTCCCCCCGCTCAACCGTGTCTTGGCACCAACCCAGAATGTGGACACCCTACCTCACTTGCGGCGTGTGTCCCCCAGCAAGTGTCAGGTTCAGACCTCTTCTTCCTTCCGCATCGGTGGCCCTCGGACTCCTCAAGAGTCTCCTCAGCCTACCCAGCAGCCACAGCCTGAGGAGAGCACCTCCGATACAGCCTCTAGTGAGACACCAACTCAGTTCAGCCTGGAGCTGGAGCAGGAGGACACGGAGGCTGTAGGAGGGCTGCCTGTCTTACCACAGCCTGGCCAAGATTGTCCAAGAGCTGCTGGTGGGAGCAGCTCCGGCGCTCCTTCTGAGTGCTCATTTGAGAGCGAGACTTTGTCCctttctgctgcattcagcGCAATAGGTGAAGGCAGGAGAGGTGGAGGTGCAGACAAACGCAGCCTCCTTGAGGTCTCGCTGTCATCTCTTGGAGGGCCAGAGGGGGGCAGTGATGAACCAACTGATGAAGGGCAAGAGTTTTCCTCCGATTCCATGAGCGACCACACAGAATCTGCTGCGGAACCTGCAAGAGAACTTGCAGCAGAACCCCTAGACCCCATAGAGCAGCTGAATCTGGCTACAGAAGCCGGCAATTCGCCAGAACAACAGGGTGAATCGGAAGGAGAACagacaaaaatggttttggaaCCAGCTGGAGAGCAGAAGGAGTCTGGGACAAGAGGAGGAATTGGATTCGTCTTTCAG GAGGAAGTGCGTAGTGAGGAGGAGATGGCCCAGCGTAGAGCTTTActgttggaaaaacagcagaagagagctgaggagctgaagaggaggagacagtgGAATGAGCAAGAAAGGGAAAACAG GCCAGCACCCTCAGACAAAAGAATGGTATCTCCCTCCAAAACACCTCCTGCAGGCACGACCTCACCTTTGCTCACACCTCCTGCTACACCAGCCCGCCGGGGAGAGTTCACGCGAGGGGAGTACACACGACGGCATCAACTCAGGTTAATGGAGGACTTGGACAAAGTGCTTCGGCAGAAAACGACCACTCAAGGAAAATCTTCCACTAAGAAAACCCGCTCCCGTCCTCGCAGCATGACCAGGGAGGAAACACAGCTGTCTCTGAGTCCAGCCAAAGGAACAACAG GCTCTAAGTTGACCAAAGTCTACTCTAACTCCTCCCTCAACCTGACAGCCACAGATGAGCCAGGAAGCAGATGTGGTGGCCGCACTAAGAAACCGCCAAG CCGCCCTGATTCACCATCAGGATGTGTGACACCGAGCAAACTGGCAAATCAGAACGGAGATAAGGACTGGGAGTCTGGTTCCAATGGAACATCGCCCGCCCCAGAATACACAG GTCCAAAGCTCTTCAAAGAACCAAGCTTCAAGTCCAACAAATTCATCATTCACAACGCTCTCTCTCGCTGCTGTCTTGCTGGAAAGGTCAACGAGACACAGAAGAACAAAATAGTTGAG GAAATGGAGAAAAGTCCCGCCAACCACTTCCTAATCCTCTTCCGCGATTCCAGCTGCCAGTTCAGGGGCGTTTACACCATGAATCCTGACTCACAGGAGCTGGTGCGATTGGCTGGTGTGGGTCCACGGACAATTGGCTCCACCCAGGTGGAATCCATCTACAAATACagttcagacaggaagcagttTTGTGCCATCCCCTCTAAAACCATGGGCATGACTGTGGACGCCTTCACCATCCCCGGCCATCTTTGGCACGGAGGAGgcgcagcaggaggaggaggaagcaggagaGCAAGCATTACTAAGAAGGCTGTTATTTCCAAGTGA
- the LOC121942099 gene encoding calmodulin-regulated spectrin-associated protein 3-like isoform X3: MVDSPSAMKKTFSVPEIKPLDKYDFNRAKICASVRWLLSKSYGSAENVPVELREPLYKDQYEQDHLKPAVSKLLLSPEIYCRAQALLAQAQGVSQPASQGSPADNSALLQFLIKKGFAPKVQDADVTEEDLSSVPIKTKAHLALIDALMTLVAKEAVGRVKMAAEAEQMGVGAPWENALLFWVNRLNQKLREVTEEEEPTKSQTCTDMQPAQENCQSNRWYWKLVPHAIAFCLKESGNKPPVIRYRKDKVQSKLTPTFPLVSAVKDLSNGCAIAATLHYYCPSLLPLEDVCLKDTMSVADSLYNLQLIREFCESSLQSCCPLAVEDLLYAPPVLHLNIMSFIAELLEWFEIKKPDFVKPIQPIDLTDVSGLLDCTSPVSGNSNSGSPSYIFKQPFVPISSPVSPEHKSWTKKQISNDSLTTGIPAMTSPVPYSPPEELSHLVSASAPSQRSSWGPYAHTMPLGELPTIEEARQVVHSPGSKDRKKGRIAEKGERGVLGGRQEPRLRPEGAPAGFFLHSPEEVNSQLSSSAPCRSGVLCRPVGGEVGNTERQGRAERRERSGRSSDMSRDDDSVLRDGSVDSSEASDDTPRNAPGNIRPSNNRQGNNSTSNSPRMTSFAERRDSRKRHSAAPGEESASAPTPTTPGTPHTPSTPAGAPGRQDSPGPRGPEPGSEAWELGARLEEKRKSIEAQKRRIEAIFAKHRQRLGKTAFLQLKRDQGEGGGEGAEVDNLTLEERLTCMEEQLKQEEEREDKEKKEKEKDGEVEKEKPSVSNPPRLEKQVTFSIESKKGAEKGGEAVLVECNEVVQKLSEALQSLQKDMQKLTEQQQQLMSNQRPRNTPRTAPKSAPRSTTKTPPKTPPHTPTKTPPRTPTKTSTKSASKAWVIPGPSTPAASSPSRRSHPVTSPKTIISSSCPAPRTKIHSSSTPRSPKHHPRAHHQPHPRPSELKFPPLNRVLAPTQNVDTLPHLRRVSPSKCQVQTSSSFRIGGPRTPQESPQPTQQPQPEESTSDTASSETPTQFSLELEQEDTEAVGGLPVLPQPGQDCPRAAGGSSSGAPSECSFESETLSLSAAFSAIGEGRRGGGADKRSLLEVSLSSLGGPEGGSDEPTDEGQEFSSDSMSDHTESAAEPARELAAEPLDPIEQLNLATEAGNSPEQQGESEGEQTKMVLEPAGEQKESGTRGGIGFVFQEEVRSEEEMAQRRALLLEKQQKRAEELKRRRQWNEQERENRPAPSDKRMVSPSKTPPAGTTSPLLTPPATPARRGEFTRGEYTRRHQLRLMEDLDKVLRQKTTTQGKSSTKKTRSRPRSMTREETQLSLSPAKGTTGSKLTKVYSNSSLNLTATDEPGSRCGGRTKKPPSRPDSPSGCVTPSKLANQNGDKDWESGSNGTSPAPEYTGPKLFKEPSFKSNKFIIHNALSRCCLAGKVNETQKNKIVEEMEKSPANHFLILFRDSSCQFRGVYTMNPDSQELVRLAGVGPRTIGSTQVESIYKYSSDRKQFCAIPSKTMGMTVDAFTIPGHLWHGGGAAGGGGSRRASITKKAVISK; the protein is encoded by the exons AAAATGTCCCTGTGGAGTTGCGGGAGCCGCTTTACAAGGACCAGTATGAACAAGACCACCTCAAGCCGGCCGTCTCCAAGCTGCTTCTCTCCCCGGAGATCTACTGCAGAGCCCAGGCCCTGCTGGCTCAGGCGCAAGGGGTCTCTCAGCCAGCGTCGCAGGGGTCCCCGGCTGATAACTCTGCGCTGCTTCAGTTCCTCATTAAGAAAGGTTTCGCTCCTAAGGTCCAGGATGCAGACGTCACTGAGGAGGACCTCAGCTCTGTCCCCATCAAAAcg AAAGCCCACCTCGCCCTGATTGACGCTCTGATGACGCTGGTCGCCAAAGAGGCGGTGGGCAGGGTGAAGATGGCGGCGGAGGCGGAGCAGATGGGTGTCGGGGCTCCATGGGAGAATGCTCTGCTCTTCTGGGTCAACAGG CTCAACCAGAAGTTAAGAGAAgtcacagaagaagaagagcccACCAAGTCGCAGACATGCACAGACATGCAGCCTGCTCAggaaaat TGTCAATCCAACCGTTGGTACTGGAAACTAGTCCCC CATGCTATCGCTTTTTGTTTGAAGGAGTCGGGGAATAAGCCGCCTGTG ATTCGCTATAGGAAGGACAAAGTGCAGTCTAAGCTGACTCCTACTTTCCCCCTGGTCTCTGCGGTCAAAGATCTGTCTAATGGTTGCGCTATAGCTGCTACATTGCACTACTACTGCCCCAGCTTGCTGCCTCTAGAGG ATGTGTGTCTGAAGGACACCATGTCAGTGGCTGACAGTCTGTACAACCTGCAGCTCATCAGAGAGTTTTGCGAGAGCAGTTTACAGAGCTGCTGTCCCCTCGCTGTGGAGGACCTGCTCTACGCTCCACCCGTCCTGCAT TTGAACATCATGAGCTTCATAGCTGAGTTGCTGGAGTGGTTTGAGATTAAGAAGCCTGATTTTGTCAAGCCCATTCAACCCATTGATCTTACAG ATGTATCAGGGTTACTAGACTGTACAAGTCCTGTCAGTGGGAACAGCAACAG tggTTCTCCTTCCTACATCTTCAAACAGCCCTTTGTACCAATCTCTTCCCCAGTGTCACCAG AACACAAAAGTTGGACAAAGAAACAAATCAG CAATGACAGCCTAACCACCGGCATCCCTGCAATGACTTCACCGGTCCCATACAGCCCTCCAGAGGAACTCAGCCACCTGGTCAGCGCTTCTGCTCCATCGCAGCGCTCTTCCTGGGGCCCTTATGCGCACACAATGCCACTAGGAGAGTTGCCGACCATCGAGGAGGCACGACAGGTGGTTCATTCTCCAGGCAGCAAAGATCGGAAGAAAGGAAGGATAGCAGAGAAAGGTGAAAGAGGAGTGTTGGGAGGAAGGCAAGAGCCCAGATTACGTCCCGAAGGAGCCCCTGCTGGTTTCTTTCTACACTCCCCTGAGGAGGTTAATTCCCAGCTCAGCAGCTCTGCTCCCTGTCGCTCTGGAGTCCTCTGCCGGCCTGTTGGTGGAGAGGTGGGCAACACTGAAAGGCAAGGAAGGgcggagaggagggagagatcaGGACGCAGCTCCGATATGTCACGTGATGACGACTCTGTTTTGCGTGATGGTAGCGTTGACTCCTCTGAAGCATCTGATGACACCCCTAGAAACGCCCCAGGTAATATTCGACCCAGTAACAATCGCCAGGGAAACAACAGCACCAGCAACAGTCCTCGCATGACAAGTTTTGCTGAGCGACGAGACAGCAGAAAgagacattctgctgctcccgGGGAGGAGTCGGCGTCTGCTCCAACCCCGACAACTCCAGGAACTCCACATACACCCTCCACCCCAGCAGGGGCACCTGGCCGCCAGGACAGCCCAGGTCCCAGAGGCCCTGAACCAGGCTCTGAAGCCTGGGAGTTGGGGGCTCGTCTGGAGGAAAAACGCAAAAGCATTGAAGCCCAAAAAAGACGCATCGAAGCAATCTTTGCCAAGCACAGACAGAGGCTTGGAAAAACTGCTTTTCTTCAACTAAAAAGAGAccaaggagagggaggaggagagggagcagaggtGGATAATCTCACCCTGGAGGAGCGTCTCACTTGCATGGAGGAGCAACtgaaacaggaggaggagagggaagacaaggaaaagaaggagaaagaaaaggatgGAGAGGTGGAGAAAGAGAAGCCATCTGTTTCCAATCCTCCTCGGTTAGAGAAGCAGGTCACATTCTCTATTGAAAGTAAAAAAGGAGCAGAGAAAGGAGGTGAAGCAGTCTTGGTGGAGTGCAATGAAGTGGTGCAGAAACTGAGTGAAGCTCTACAATCACTACAAAAGGACATGCAGAAACTTacagagcagcaacagcagctcaTGAGCAACCAAAGACCTCGAAATACACCCAGAACTGCTCCAAAATCAGCACCTAGAAGTACCACCAAAACACCACCCAAAACTCCTCCTCACACCCCAACAAAGACACCACCAAGAACCCCGACAAAGACTTCTACAAAGAGTGCCAGTAAAGCCTGGGTGATTCCAGGCCCCAGTACCCCCGCTGCCTCCTCCCCATCACGGCGTTCTCACCCTGTTACCTCCCCAAAGACTATCATCTCCTCCTCTTGCCCAGCTCCTCGCACCAAGATCCACTCGTCCTCCACTCCCCGTAGCCCAAAGCACCACCCGCGTGCCCATCATCAGCCTCATCCAAGGCCTTCCGAACTCAAGTTCCCCCCGCTCAACCGTGTCTTGGCACCAACCCAGAATGTGGACACCCTACCTCACTTGCGGCGTGTGTCCCCCAGCAAGTGTCAGGTTCAGACCTCTTCTTCCTTCCGCATCGGTGGCCCTCGGACTCCTCAAGAGTCTCCTCAGCCTACCCAGCAGCCACAGCCTGAGGAGAGCACCTCCGATACAGCCTCTAGTGAGACACCAACTCAGTTCAGCCTGGAGCTGGAGCAGGAGGACACGGAGGCTGTAGGAGGGCTGCCTGTCTTACCACAGCCTGGCCAAGATTGTCCAAGAGCTGCTGGTGGGAGCAGCTCCGGCGCTCCTTCTGAGTGCTCATTTGAGAGCGAGACTTTGTCCctttctgctgcattcagcGCAATAGGTGAAGGCAGGAGAGGTGGAGGTGCAGACAAACGCAGCCTCCTTGAGGTCTCGCTGTCATCTCTTGGAGGGCCAGAGGGGGGCAGTGATGAACCAACTGATGAAGGGCAAGAGTTTTCCTCCGATTCCATGAGCGACCACACAGAATCTGCTGCGGAACCTGCAAGAGAACTTGCAGCAGAACCCCTAGACCCCATAGAGCAGCTGAATCTGGCTACAGAAGCCGGCAATTCGCCAGAACAACAGGGTGAATCGGAAGGAGAACagacaaaaatggttttggaaCCAGCTGGAGAGCAGAAGGAGTCTGGGACAAGAGGAGGAATTGGATTCGTCTTTCAG GAGGAAGTGCGTAGTGAGGAGGAGATGGCCCAGCGTAGAGCTTTActgttggaaaaacagcagaagagagctgaggagctgaagaggaggagacagtgGAATGAGCAAGAAAGGGAAAACAG GCCAGCACCCTCAGACAAAAGAATGGTATCTCCCTCCAAAACACCTCCTGCAGGCACGACCTCACCTTTGCTCACACCTCCTGCTACACCAGCCCGCCGGGGAGAGTTCACGCGAGGGGAGTACACACGACGGCATCAACTCAGGTTAATGGAGGACTTGGACAAAGTGCTTCGGCAGAAAACGACCACTCAAGGAAAATCTTCCACTAAGAAAACCCGCTCCCGTCCTCGCAGCATGACCAGGGAGGAAACACAGCTGTCTCTGAGTCCAGCCAAAGGAACAACAG GCTCTAAGTTGACCAAAGTCTACTCTAACTCCTCCCTCAACCTGACAGCCACAGATGAGCCAGGAAGCAGATGTGGTGGCCGCACTAAGAAACCGCCAAG CCGCCCTGATTCACCATCAGGATGTGTGACACCGAGCAAACTGGCAAATCAGAACGGAGATAAGGACTGGGAGTCTGGTTCCAATGGAACATCGCCCGCCCCAGAATACACAG GTCCAAAGCTCTTCAAAGAACCAAGCTTCAAGTCCAACAAATTCATCATTCACAACGCTCTCTCTCGCTGCTGTCTTGCTGGAAAGGTCAACGAGACACAGAAGAACAAAATAGTTGAG GAAATGGAGAAAAGTCCCGCCAACCACTTCCTAATCCTCTTCCGCGATTCCAGCTGCCAGTTCAGGGGCGTTTACACCATGAATCCTGACTCACAGGAGCTGGTGCGATTGGCTGGTGTGGGTCCACGGACAATTGGCTCCACCCAGGTGGAATCCATCTACAAATACagttcagacaggaagcagttTTGTGCCATCCCCTCTAAAACCATGGGCATGACTGTGGACGCCTTCACCATCCCCGGCCATCTTTGGCACGGAGGAGgcgcagcaggaggaggaggaagcaggagaGCAAGCATTACTAAGAAGGCTGTTATTTCCAAGTGA